Proteins found in one Tamandua tetradactyla isolate mTamTet1 chromosome 1, mTamTet1.pri, whole genome shotgun sequence genomic segment:
- the ADRM1 gene encoding proteasomal ubiquitin receptor ADRM1, whose translation MTTSGALFPSLVPGSRGSSTKYLVEFRAGKMSLKGTTVTPDKRKGLVYIQQTDDSLIHFCWKDRTSGNVEDDLIIFPDDCEFKRVPQCPSGRVYVLKFKAGSKRLFFWMQEPKTDQDEEHCRKVNEYLNNPPMPGALGASGSGGHELSALGGEGGLQSLLGNMSHSQLMQLIGPAGLGGLGGLGALTGPGLASLLGSGGPPASSSSSSSRSQSAAVTPSSATSSARATPAPSAPAAASATSPSPAPSPGNGTSAATSPTQPIQLSDLQNILATMNVPAGAGGSQQVDLASVLTPEVMAPILANADVQERLLPYLPSGESLPQTAEEIQNTLTSPQFQQALGMFSAALASGQLGPLMCQFGLPAEAVEAANKGDVEAFAKAMQNSAKSEQTKEDTKDKKDEEEDMSLD comes from the exons ATGACGACGTCTGGTGCCCTGTTTCCTAGCCTGGTGCCAGGCTCTCGTGGATCCTCCACCAAGTATTTGGTGGAGTTTCGGGCAGGAAAAATGTCACTAAAAGGAACTACCGTCACCCCGGATAAACGGAAAGGGCTTGTGTACATTCAGCAGACCGATGATTCCCTCATTCACTTCTGCTGGAAAGACAGGACATCAGGGAACGTGGAAGAT GACCTGATCATCTTCCCCGATGACTGTGAGTTTAAGCGGGTTCCGCAGTGTCCTAGTGGGAGGGTCTATGTGCTGAAGTTTAAGGCAGGGTCCAAACGGCTCTTCTTTTGGATGCAG GAGCCAAAAACTGACCAGGACGAAGAACACTGCCGGAAAGTGAACGAGTATCTCAACAACCCCCCAATGCCTGGGGCGCTGGGGGCGAGCGGGAGTGGAGGCCACGAGCTGTCTGCGCTCGGCG GAGAGGGGGGTCTGCAGAGCCTGCTCGGGAACATGAGCCACAGCCAGCTCATGCAGCTCATCGGACCGGCCGGCCTGGGAGGCCTGG GTGGGCTTGGGGCCTTGACTGGGCCGGGCCTGGCCAGCTTACTGGGGAGCGGGGGGCCTCCAGCCAGCAGCTCTTCATCCAG CTCCCGGAGCCAGTCGGCTGCTGTCACCCCATCCTCTGCCACCTCTTCTGCCCGTGCCACCCCAGCCCCCTCTGCCCCGGCAGCTGCCTCCGCCACCAGCCCAAGCCCCGCCCCCAGTCCAGGTAATGGAACCAGTGCAGCCACGAGCCCAACCCAGCCCATTCAGCTGAGTGATCTCCAGAACATTCTAGCCACAATGAATGTGCCGGCAGGGGCAGGAGGCAGCCAGCAAG TCGACCTGGCCAGTGTGCTGACGCCTGAGGTCATGGCCCCCATCCTTGCCAACGCCGATGTGCAGGAGCGCCTGCTGCCCTACCTGCCGTCTGGGGAGTCGCTGCCCCAGACTGCAGAGGAGATCCAGAACACGCTCACCTCGCCACAGTTCCAGCAG GCCCTGGGCATGTTCAGTGCAGCTTTGGCCTCAGGCCAGCTGGGCCCCCTCATGTGCCAGTTTGGCCTACCCGCGGAGGCAGTGGAGGCCGCCAACAAGGGTG atGTGGAAGCGTTTGCCAAAGCGATGCAGAACAGCGCCAAGTCGGAGCAGACCAAGGAGGACACAAAGGACAAGAAGGATGAGGAAGAAGACATGAGTTTAGATTAA